One window from the genome of Natronomonas pharaonis DSM 2160 encodes:
- the coxB gene encoding cytochrome c oxidase subunit II, giving the protein MRVTRIAPVALVGALALLAVEPVAAQSTIQDELITDLNTTLLYAAIPIAILVEAILIYAVVKFRNNDDPKPTEENRRLEITWTIATAIVLLFVGFASYQVLAVEEVGNPLEDEDRIEPSVSEDLEGAVGPYEHEEDAVEIELEAYRYGWEASYADGEVSEFDQIRIPTDRPVYIHIYASDWLHMLHVPELNLKQSAFVGEYNTIKTEAYEEGSHQFYCTEYCGTGHSQMNGEFTVMDDDEFDDWLDEQLE; this is encoded by the coding sequence ATGAGAGTCACGCGCATCGCGCCGGTCGCGCTCGTCGGGGCCCTTGCGCTGCTCGCGGTCGAGCCCGTGGCCGCCCAGAGCACTATCCAAGACGAGCTCATCACCGACCTCAACACGACCCTACTGTACGCAGCGATTCCGATAGCCATTCTCGTCGAAGCGATTCTGATATACGCGGTCGTCAAATTCCGGAACAACGACGACCCTAAGCCGACCGAGGAGAACCGACGGCTCGAAATTACGTGGACGATTGCAACCGCCATCGTCCTGCTTTTCGTCGGCTTTGCCTCCTATCAGGTGCTCGCTGTCGAGGAAGTTGGTAACCCACTCGAAGACGAAGACCGAATCGAACCGTCAGTCTCGGAGGACCTCGAGGGGGCTGTCGGTCCGTACGAACACGAAGAGGATGCTGTCGAAATAGAGCTTGAGGCCTACCGGTACGGCTGGGAAGCGAGCTACGCCGACGGTGAGGTAAGCGAGTTCGACCAGATACGGATACCGACTGACAGACCGGTTTATATCCACATCTATGCGTCCGACTGGCTCCACATGCTTCACGTGCCGGAGCTCAACCTGAAGCAGTCCGCCTTCGTGGGTGAGTACAACACCATCAAGACCGAAGCCTACGAAGAGGGGAGCCACCAGTTCTACTGTACAGAGTACTGTGGGACCGGCCACTCCCAGATGAACGGTGAGTTCACGGTCATGGACGACGACGAGTTCGACGACTGGCTCGACGAGCAACTCGAGTAA
- a CDS encoding cytochrome c oxidase subunit 3 — MSVETDDGHGHGHGHHLPAVEDWPKGFGEASWWPFIAALGGSGLYIGAALFVLGQPEHGVVSPLAGPLVFVLSTAAFLAGLYGWLYHAFIVDFWAGEADDHGFPMKLTMLLFLGTEVATFGAGFVYYFFIRADAWANLPPIVADGNVLNALVIANTLILIASSVTMHYAHHALLKDNRKRFVRLLGATLLLGLIFLAGQTYEYYEFITVYGFGLTDGAYGSAFYALTGLHGLHVALGAVLLTILFIRAIYGHYSPEKHVSVSTVSMYWHFVDIVWVFLVVVLYVGAIV, encoded by the coding sequence ATGAGTGTCGAGACAGACGACGGACACGGCCATGGTCACGGCCACCACCTTCCGGCCGTCGAGGACTGGCCGAAAGGATTCGGTGAGGCCTCTTGGTGGCCCTTCATCGCGGCCCTCGGTGGGTCGGGACTGTACATCGGTGCAGCGCTTTTCGTACTGGGACAGCCGGAGCACGGCGTCGTCAGCCCGCTTGCTGGCCCGCTCGTTTTCGTCCTGAGCACCGCCGCGTTCCTCGCCGGCCTGTACGGCTGGCTCTACCACGCCTTCATCGTCGACTTCTGGGCTGGGGAGGCAGACGACCACGGGTTCCCGATGAAGCTAACAATGCTGTTGTTCCTCGGGACCGAAGTCGCTACCTTCGGAGCCGGGTTCGTATACTACTTTTTCATCCGGGCCGACGCATGGGCCAACCTGCCGCCGATTGTCGCTGACGGAAACGTCCTGAACGCGCTCGTCATCGCGAACACGCTGATTCTGATAGCCAGTTCGGTTACGATGCACTACGCCCATCACGCGCTCCTGAAGGACAACCGAAAGCGGTTCGTCCGGCTGCTTGGTGCGACGCTCCTCTTGGGGCTTATTTTCCTCGCCGGCCAGACCTACGAGTACTACGAGTTCATCACGGTCTACGGCTTCGGACTCACTGACGGCGCATACGGGTCAGCGTTCTATGCGCTGACCGGCCTCCACGGTCTCCACGTCGCTTTGGGCGCTGTCCTGCTGACGATTCTGTTCATCCGGGCGATATACGGCCATTACTCGCCCGAAAAGCACGTCTCGGTCAGCACCGTCTCGATGTACTGGCACTTCGTCGACATCGTCTGGGTGTTCCTCGTCGTGGTCCTGTACGTCGGGGCCATCGTCTGA
- a CDS encoding DUF7541 family protein — MGTESDSERMADRYDKTSPWPLVIVLGLVLSEIGILFNVYPVAIAGLVMFVGSVSGIISEAGYVASPWRLVSGLGLFLAVVGALVIWTQLDAVSVDAAATAVAVPANDIVQRGVTIAATGGVLAIGGVVLPRLRGR; from the coding sequence ATGGGCACGGAGTCCGACTCGGAGCGGATGGCAGACCGATACGACAAGACAAGTCCGTGGCCGCTCGTCATTGTTCTCGGGCTCGTCCTCAGTGAGATTGGCATCCTGTTCAATGTCTACCCGGTTGCTATTGCCGGCCTCGTCATGTTCGTCGGTAGCGTCTCGGGTATCATCAGCGAGGCGGGATACGTCGCCTCCCCGTGGCGGCTCGTTTCGGGGCTCGGGCTGTTTCTCGCCGTCGTCGGCGCGTTGGTCATCTGGACGCAACTCGACGCCGTTTCGGTTGACGCTGCCGCGACGGCCGTCGCTGTCCCCGCAAACGATATTGTCCAGCGTGGCGTGACTATCGCCGCGACCGGCGGGGTACTCGCAATCGGCGGTGTTGTACTCCCCCGGCTGCGAGGGCGCTGA
- a CDS encoding DUF6684 family protein, which translates to MSNSVFDRETMLDLSVNVIPLAVLLFFIAAFAVIAPFPGNAVVVVVQMSIIVLTGFGLAVLTYYSGKAVAGDETDDQIPPGYSREDAAGPAHKEE; encoded by the coding sequence ATGAGCAACAGTGTCTTCGACCGCGAAACGATGCTTGACCTGTCGGTCAACGTGATTCCGCTGGCGGTGCTGCTGTTCTTCATCGCCGCGTTTGCCGTCATTGCGCCGTTCCCCGGAAACGCTGTCGTCGTCGTTGTCCAGATGAGCATCATTGTCCTTACTGGCTTCGGGCTCGCCGTGCTGACGTACTACTCCGGCAAGGCGGTCGCCGGTGACGAAACAGACGACCAGATTCCCCCTGGATACTCACGCGAGGACGCGGCCGGACCCGCTCACAAAGAGGAGTAA
- the ctaD gene encoding cytochrome c oxidase subunit I, with protein sequence MAAEQLALAVLMGALVLAAFGFVARVQNWHLPFVGGQRVATDGGHAHKPAGITRWLTTVDHKDIGILYGIYGVIAFLWGGVAVMFMRFELWTPGATHMSTEMYNALLTSHGITMLFLFGTPIIAAFANYFVPLLIGADDMAFPRINAIAFWLLPPGAILIWAGFFTMPLDIGVGPAETSWTMYTPLSVEQSNAGVDLMLLGLHLTGVSATMGAINFIATIFTERSDDVTWANLDIFSWTILTQSGIILFAFPLLGSALLMLLLDRNFGTLFFATEGGGPILWQHLFWFFGHPEVYILVLPMMGLVSWILPKFAGRKLFGFKFVVYSTLAIGVLSFGVWAHHMFGSGIDPRIRASFMATSLAIAIPSAVKTFNWITTLWNGNIRLTAPMLFCLGFVANFVIGGITGVFLASVPVNLLLHETYYVVGHFHYIVMGMIAFAGFGAIYYWFPIVTGRMYNRRLAKAHFWLSMIGSNITFFAMLIAGYLEMPRRYATYEFDPNLAPLTEVTLLHQAMTVGAVIIAVGTLLWFVNVVWSWKKGTEVTDPDPWNTKEYGLHGREFAWFEQQLAATDGGDEELATDGGEPADEAQ encoded by the coding sequence ATGGCTGCAGAACAGCTCGCGTTGGCAGTTCTCATGGGGGCGCTCGTGCTTGCGGCGTTTGGGTTCGTCGCCCGCGTGCAGAACTGGCATCTCCCGTTCGTTGGTGGCCAGCGGGTCGCCACCGACGGCGGTCACGCGCACAAACCCGCTGGTATCACCCGCTGGCTAACGACTGTCGACCACAAGGATATCGGCATCCTGTACGGCATCTACGGTGTCATTGCCTTCCTCTGGGGCGGCGTCGCCGTCATGTTCATGCGCTTCGAGCTCTGGACGCCCGGAGCAACACACATGAGCACCGAGATGTACAACGCTTTGCTGACGAGCCACGGCATCACGATGCTGTTCCTCTTCGGGACGCCGATCATCGCGGCCTTCGCGAACTACTTTGTCCCGCTGCTCATCGGTGCCGACGACATGGCGTTCCCGCGCATCAACGCCATCGCGTTCTGGCTGCTCCCGCCGGGGGCCATCCTCATCTGGGCTGGCTTCTTCACGATGCCGCTGGACATCGGTGTCGGACCGGCCGAGACCTCGTGGACGATGTACACGCCGCTTTCGGTTGAGCAGTCCAACGCCGGTGTCGACCTCATGCTCCTTGGGCTTCACTTAACCGGCGTTTCGGCGACGATGGGCGCTATCAACTTTATCGCGACCATCTTCACCGAACGCTCCGACGACGTGACCTGGGCGAACCTCGACATCTTTAGCTGGACCATTCTCACACAGTCCGGCATCATCCTGTTTGCCTTCCCACTGCTTGGCAGCGCCCTCCTCATGCTGCTGCTCGACCGGAACTTCGGAACGCTGTTTTTCGCCACCGAAGGCGGCGGACCCATACTGTGGCAGCACCTCTTTTGGTTCTTCGGTCACCCCGAAGTCTACATCCTCGTGCTGCCGATGATGGGTCTCGTCTCGTGGATTCTGCCGAAGTTCGCGGGCCGAAAGCTATTCGGGTTCAAATTTGTCGTCTATTCGACGTTAGCAATCGGTGTGCTCTCCTTCGGTGTGTGGGCACACCACATGTTCGGGAGCGGCATTGACCCACGCATCCGTGCGTCGTTCATGGCGACATCGCTGGCGATTGCGATACCGTCCGCGGTCAAGACGTTCAACTGGATTACGACGCTCTGGAACGGCAACATCCGACTGACAGCACCGATGCTGTTCTGTCTCGGCTTCGTTGCCAACTTCGTCATCGGTGGCATCACCGGCGTTTTCCTCGCGTCGGTGCCGGTGAACCTCCTGCTCCACGAGACCTACTACGTCGTTGGTCACTTCCACTACATCGTGATGGGGATGATTGCCTTCGCCGGCTTCGGTGCCATCTACTACTGGTTCCCCATCGTTACCGGCCGTATGTACAACCGCCGGCTCGCGAAAGCGCACTTCTGGCTGTCGATGATCGGCTCGAACATCACGTTCTTCGCGATGCTGATCGCTGGCTACCTCGAAATGCCGCGGCGGTATGCGACCTACGAGTTCGACCCGAACCTTGCGCCGCTGACTGAAGTTACACTGCTGCATCAGGCGATGACAGTCGGCGCTGTCATCATCGCTGTCGGGACGTTGCTGTGGTTCGTCAACGTCGTCTGGTCGTGGAAGAAGGGCACGGAAGTCACCGACCCCGACCCGTGGAACACCAAAGAATACGGACTCCACGGCCGCGAGTTCGCGTGGTTCGAACAGCAGCTCGCTGCCACTGATGGCGGCGACGAGGAGCTTGCGACGGACGGCGGCGAACCAGCCGACGAAGCACAGTAA
- a CDS encoding DUF7520 family protein — protein sequence MSDSDSAGVGGRRIIVGLYIIVVTIAGLLGAIIGSAGLRDLEPVSFLGIVTFQPTPTGLAAFGMTTVGFGLGLVLLLVVVVSRRIPDEA from the coding sequence GTGAGCGATTCAGACAGCGCAGGCGTCGGTGGCAGGCGGATTATCGTCGGTCTCTACATCATCGTCGTCACAATCGCCGGCCTCTTGGGAGCGATAATTGGTAGCGCCGGCCTTCGCGACCTCGAGCCCGTTTCATTTCTTGGCATCGTCACATTCCAACCGACGCCAACCGGACTCGCCGCATTCGGTATGACAACGGTCGGCTTCGGCCTCGGTCTCGTCTTGCTCCTCGTCGTGGTTGTCTCGCGTCGGATTCCCGACGAAGCATAA
- a CDS encoding efflux RND transporter permease subunit — protein MPAGSERAKTVFDTLKESIVTRPKTVVLVFLLATAAFAAGVPAVEDEDDATEGFTQDIPEQEALDAINEQFEGPFTEDTASTQLIHVGGDVLTRGELLRSLTVLERVEQREDLRMASAGGPPVSVARALDEDVTAESSMAAHRQAVENATPTEIRGAVREAAEEDESFAIQLGNDFSETEASASASMTSISHDVPQGFDDNDLADIQTTIDSIADDEPGDLRVFGTGITQSEFGEIIGDSLAIVMPIVVVLLLAFLVVAYRDPIDLMMGLFALLMTIIWTFGFMGHAGIPFDQNMISVPVLLLAVGVDFGIHIINRYREETIQGYDPVTAMRTANNQLIIAFIIVTVTTVFGFGANVVSDLDPIRNLGIVSAVGIVFTFLVFGLFLPAAKIEADRIREKYNVPEFNSTPIASEESALGRILALPSKASQNAPVVFVVVILLAGAGMGAYGSGVDTSFDNEDFLPPEEEAAYVQYIPEPFAPGEYTVTETINLLEDRFAAMEGESVTIFVEGPFEEDHALEALAEPTDDPPDSLAVGPGGAADETSIINVIDQYAERNPEFAALVDRNDRTGDGIPNRNLGMIYNELDAAPPAVSRQADQYLTDDRRGAQIEFGVDADASQGEISDDAREFSEDFRYSATATGQIVVFDVISDIIFESAIQGLVLALVLTGVFLVIAYGWLERQPLLGIVNVFPIMIAVAFLIGTMRLLDMPLNALTATILSISIGIGIAYSVHITHRFIDEFKKQEDTSDALETTLTGTGGALTGSMLTTSLGTGALAFAITPVLGDFGLLMALSVVYSFAAAIIALPPAIFTYELAMESETVVRIQNLLRDKVA, from the coding sequence ATGCCAGCCGGTAGCGAGCGGGCGAAAACCGTCTTCGATACGCTCAAGGAGTCTATCGTCACCCGTCCGAAGACGGTCGTCCTCGTCTTTCTGCTCGCTACGGCTGCCTTCGCCGCCGGCGTCCCAGCAGTAGAGGATGAAGACGATGCGACCGAGGGGTTCACGCAAGATATTCCCGAGCAGGAGGCCCTTGACGCTATCAACGAACAGTTCGAGGGACCGTTCACTGAGGACACGGCATCGACACAGTTGATTCATGTCGGCGGTGACGTGCTCACTAGGGGAGAGTTGCTCCGTTCGCTGACGGTGCTTGAGCGAGTTGAGCAGCGTGAGGACCTTCGGATGGCTTCAGCGGGCGGGCCGCCTGTCAGCGTCGCACGAGCGCTTGATGAGGACGTAACTGCCGAGTCATCGATGGCTGCCCACCGGCAAGCCGTCGAGAATGCGACGCCAACCGAGATTAGAGGAGCCGTCCGCGAAGCCGCGGAGGAAGATGAGAGCTTTGCGATACAGTTGGGTAACGATTTCAGCGAAACAGAGGCGTCAGCATCGGCGTCAATGACATCCATCAGCCATGATGTCCCACAAGGGTTTGATGATAATGACTTAGCAGATATTCAGACGACCATCGACAGTATCGCCGACGACGAACCCGGCGATTTGCGTGTGTTCGGTACCGGTATTACCCAAAGCGAGTTCGGGGAAATTATCGGTGATTCACTGGCCATCGTGATGCCGATTGTCGTCGTGTTGCTCTTGGCGTTCCTCGTCGTCGCCTACCGAGACCCGATTGACCTTATGATGGGGCTGTTTGCCCTGCTGATGACGATTATCTGGACATTCGGCTTCATGGGACATGCCGGGATTCCGTTCGACCAGAACATGATTTCGGTCCCGGTGCTGTTGCTAGCAGTCGGAGTCGACTTCGGCATTCACATTATCAACCGGTATCGCGAGGAGACCATCCAAGGATACGACCCGGTGACGGCGATGCGAACAGCCAATAATCAGCTCATCATCGCCTTCATTATCGTCACAGTGACGACGGTTTTCGGATTCGGCGCGAACGTCGTCTCCGATCTTGACCCGATACGGAACTTGGGTATCGTCTCCGCGGTCGGTATCGTGTTCACATTCCTTGTTTTCGGGTTGTTCCTCCCGGCAGCGAAAATCGAAGCCGACCGGATTCGAGAAAAGTATAATGTGCCTGAGTTCAACTCGACGCCGATCGCTTCCGAGGAATCTGCGCTTGGCCGGATTCTCGCCTTGCCGTCGAAAGCAAGCCAGAATGCGCCGGTTGTCTTTGTCGTTGTCATCCTCCTTGCCGGAGCCGGGATGGGGGCCTACGGGTCGGGTGTCGACACATCATTCGATAACGAAGACTTCCTCCCGCCGGAAGAAGAGGCTGCCTACGTTCAGTACATCCCGGAACCGTTTGCCCCCGGCGAGTATACTGTTACGGAGACCATCAACCTCCTTGAGGACCGCTTTGCCGCGATGGAAGGTGAGTCGGTCACGATCTTTGTTGAGGGGCCTTTCGAAGAGGATCATGCGTTGGAAGCGCTTGCTGAACCGACGGATGACCCGCCCGATAGTCTTGCAGTCGGGCCAGGTGGGGCCGCCGACGAGACAAGTATCATCAACGTCATTGACCAGTACGCCGAACGGAATCCGGAGTTTGCCGCGCTAGTCGACCGGAACGACAGAACCGGAGACGGGATTCCAAACCGGAACCTCGGGATGATATACAACGAACTCGACGCAGCGCCGCCGGCAGTCAGCCGGCAGGCCGACCAGTACCTCACCGACGACCGCCGCGGTGCACAAATCGAGTTCGGCGTTGACGCCGACGCCTCGCAGGGTGAAATCAGCGACGACGCGAGGGAGTTCTCCGAAGACTTCCGTTACAGCGCGACAGCGACCGGTCAAATCGTTGTCTTCGACGTTATCAGCGACATAATCTTTGAGTCGGCGATTCAGGGTCTCGTCCTAGCGCTGGTGCTTACCGGTGTCTTCCTCGTCATCGCCTATGGATGGCTGGAACGGCAGCCGCTCTTAGGGATTGTCAACGTCTTCCCGATTATGATCGCCGTCGCGTTCCTCATCGGAACGATGCGGCTGCTAGATATGCCGCTAAACGCCCTGACAGCGACAATTCTGTCGATATCTATCGGTATCGGTATCGCTTACTCTGTCCACATCACCCACCGCTTTATCGACGAGTTCAAAAAACAAGAAGACACATCCGACGCTCTAGAGACGACGCTGACCGGCACTGGCGGCGCGCTGACCGGCAGTATGCTGACGACATCGCTGGGGACCGGCGCGCTCGCCTTCGCGATTACGCCGGTACTCGGCGACTTCGGACTGCTGATGGCGCTGTCCGTCGTCTACTCGTTTGCCGCTGCAATCATTGCGCTCCCACCGGCTATCTTCACCTACGAGCTGGCCATGGAGTCCGAGACAGTAGTTCGAATTCAGAACCTGCTTCGGGACAAGGTAGCCTGA
- a CDS encoding COG1361 S-layer family protein yields the protein MQDPLFVKGSPDLDVEAPDETLPPEATSELTLQVTNDGRVTTGAPGNREVVTTARNVRLEAEGERGIEVETGKMAIGSVGENEPREVPIAVTVPDDVEPGEYEIDVDLRYSYTSAISQRGGSTQDRTRTVTRTVDITVDEGPYFKITGVDSDAQIGDTGTAEVTLENIGHEDADDVQLTLETQSSRFLFGERESDTTRIGELAAGEETTLNYDVTVPSDASIREFAFDGTVRYTDEDATDGLQEGLIGGTTPEAEQTFSISNIDSTLRVGERGDLYGTVTNTGPTTANSAVVRFADEDPNAVPVEQRVAVGALDPGESADFRMPIEMTREAEAVPRVFDMMVTYRNADNELRQYEDTDAFSEIAPRRDQFLVDVEDREIAAGETKLIDVEVTNNLDETATDVEARLFADDPLDSDDDEGFVEELDPGETTMMTFELEAEAGATPKTYPIEFDFRYDDERGNSQLSDTTRVAYNVTEAEDGLPWLLVGVVLLAAGGGFYWYRRK from the coding sequence ATGCAGGACCCGCTGTTCGTGAAGGGCAGCCCCGACCTCGATGTCGAGGCACCCGATGAAACCCTGCCGCCTGAGGCAACGTCCGAACTCACATTACAGGTAACAAACGATGGCCGGGTAACGACCGGTGCGCCCGGCAACCGTGAGGTCGTCACAACCGCCCGTAACGTCCGGCTTGAAGCTGAAGGCGAGCGTGGTATCGAGGTCGAAACCGGCAAAATGGCTATCGGCTCGGTCGGTGAAAACGAGCCACGGGAGGTCCCCATCGCTGTGACGGTCCCCGATGACGTCGAGCCCGGAGAGTACGAAATTGATGTCGACCTCAGATACTCCTACACCTCAGCTATCTCACAGCGGGGCGGCTCAACCCAAGACCGCACTCGGACGGTGACTCGAACCGTCGATATCACCGTCGATGAAGGACCGTACTTCAAAATTACTGGCGTCGACTCCGACGCACAGATCGGCGACACCGGTACTGCCGAAGTGACGCTCGAAAACATCGGCCACGAGGATGCCGACGATGTGCAACTGACACTCGAAACACAGAGTTCTCGCTTCCTCTTCGGCGAACGTGAGTCCGATACAACCCGCATCGGTGAACTTGCCGCCGGCGAGGAGACGACACTCAACTACGACGTGACTGTCCCATCCGATGCCAGCATCCGGGAGTTCGCCTTCGACGGTACCGTCCGATACACCGACGAAGACGCGACCGATGGCCTTCAGGAAGGCCTTATCGGCGGAACGACGCCGGAAGCCGAACAGACCTTCTCGATTTCCAATATCGACTCGACACTCCGCGTCGGCGAGCGCGGCGACCTCTACGGCACCGTCACCAACACCGGCCCAACGACGGCCAATAGTGCTGTCGTCCGCTTTGCCGATGAAGACCCCAACGCCGTCCCAGTCGAACAACGCGTCGCCGTCGGCGCGCTTGACCCAGGGGAGTCTGCCGACTTCCGGATGCCCATCGAGATGACACGCGAGGCCGAAGCCGTCCCGCGGGTCTTCGACATGATGGTCACCTACCGCAACGCGGACAACGAACTGCGCCAGTACGAGGACACCGACGCCTTCTCTGAAATCGCCCCCCGGCGCGACCAGTTCCTCGTCGATGTCGAGGACCGCGAGATAGCGGCCGGCGAGACCAAACTCATCGATGTCGAGGTGACGAACAACCTTGACGAGACGGCAACCGACGTCGAAGCGCGGCTCTTTGCGGACGACCCGCTTGACAGCGACGACGATGAGGGCTTCGTCGAGGAACTCGACCCCGGTGAGACGACAATGATGACGTTCGAACTCGAAGCCGAAGCCGGCGCAACACCGAAGACGTACCCCATCGAGTTCGACTTCCGATATGACGACGAGCGCGGCAACAGCCAGCTTTCCGATACGACACGCGTCGCCTACAACGTCACCGAGGCTGAAGACGGATTGCCGTGGCTACTCGTCGGCGTCGTCCTGCTCGCTGCGGGCGGCGGCTTCTACTGGTACCGGAGGAAATGA
- a CDS encoding TetR/AcrR family transcriptional regulator, protein MKGFTDEERDRIERELREAGRELFASFGLERTRISDITDEVGIGTSTFYQFYDSKAELYLDVIYEEVTQIGDDVADEIADAESLEEEIRRTLTLLFRKLETNDILYQVLVEDDGQRLRNQLDADVQKRHHENKYRTLGPLVERWTENERFRADDPEVALDMLGAVPQFVAHRRQFDALDRNDAYEPARELLVETLTDGLVLE, encoded by the coding sequence ATGAAGGGATTTACCGACGAAGAACGGGACCGAATCGAACGCGAGTTGCGCGAGGCTGGCCGGGAGCTGTTTGCGAGCTTCGGCCTCGAGCGCACGCGAATCAGCGACATCACCGACGAGGTCGGCATCGGCACGAGTACGTTCTACCAGTTTTACGACTCGAAGGCCGAACTGTATCTCGACGTCATCTACGAGGAGGTGACCCAAATCGGCGACGACGTCGCCGACGAAATCGCCGATGCGGAGTCGCTCGAAGAGGAAATCCGCCGGACGCTGACGTTGCTTTTCCGGAAGCTCGAAACCAACGACATCCTGTATCAGGTGCTCGTCGAGGACGACGGCCAGCGGCTGCGAAACCAACTCGACGCCGACGTCCAGAAGCGTCACCATGAGAACAAATACCGGACGCTCGGCCCGCTCGTCGAGCGCTGGACCGAAAACGAGCGATTCCGGGCCGACGACCCGGAGGTCGCCCTCGACATGCTCGGGGCCGTCCCGCAGTTTGTCGCCCACAGACGGCAGTTCGACGCCCTCGACCGCAATGACGCCTACGAGCCCGCCCGGGAACTGCTGGTCGAGACACTCACCGACGGGCTGGTCCTCGAGTGA